From the Paludibacterium paludis genome, one window contains:
- a CDS encoding ATP-dependent nuclease, which produces MRIKSLLIRNFRSISEATIDFDSFNCLVGPNGAGKSTILCALNLFFRETENASTDLLSLTAEDFHKRDTSQPIEVQVTFTELSAEAQDDLQEYVRHDQLVISAVATYDPQSERAQVKQYGQRLGMAAFKPFFKALGDDAKVTELKGIFATLREQFADLPAATTKDAMIGVLREYEAARPGECELIPSEDMFYGVSRGSNRLQKYIQWIYIPAVKDASQEQLEGKNTALGRLLARTVRTQVNFKESVDALLQDARDKYDEMLGQQQDALAALSTALTDRLSQWAHPDASIRLEWHLDPQRAVKIEEPFAHVIAGESGFEGELARFGHGFQRSYLLALLQELAGNDQGDAPTLLLGCEEPELYQHPPQARHLAAILYALGQGNAQVIVTTHSPYFVIGEQFHHVRMIRMDHEARYSTVKCASQALLAERFAEVTGDPFREISASVARVHQALQPSLGEMFFTQRLVLVEGLEDIAYVHAWLTLTDRMEEFRRKGIHLVATQSKSMMIRPLIIAQALEIPTYVIFDADGDRIDRPEHRVQHERDNRALLRLIGADDGNLFPEGILWGARHTVWPKNLGDCILGELKDSLGQDGYSAVINTAAREYGFDGGLKKHALMVGTRLALAFEAGARSASLDRLCEAIIAM; this is translated from the coding sequence ATGCGTATCAAATCGTTGTTGATCCGGAATTTCCGCTCAATTTCTGAAGCCACAATTGATTTTGATTCCTTCAACTGTCTGGTTGGGCCCAATGGCGCAGGCAAATCCACAATTCTCTGCGCACTCAATCTTTTCTTTCGTGAAACGGAAAACGCATCGACTGATTTGTTGTCGCTGACAGCCGAAGATTTTCATAAGCGAGATACGTCACAGCCCATTGAAGTGCAGGTTACTTTTACTGAGCTGAGTGCAGAGGCGCAGGATGATTTGCAAGAGTACGTCCGGCATGATCAGTTGGTGATTTCGGCTGTGGCCACCTACGATCCCCAATCGGAGCGCGCCCAGGTCAAACAGTATGGTCAACGTCTCGGCATGGCGGCCTTCAAGCCATTTTTTAAAGCGCTGGGTGACGATGCCAAGGTAACTGAGTTGAAGGGCATCTTTGCTACGCTACGCGAGCAATTTGCAGATTTACCCGCAGCAACCACCAAGGATGCAATGATTGGTGTCTTGAGGGAGTATGAGGCGGCCCGCCCCGGTGAATGCGAGCTCATTCCGAGTGAAGATATGTTCTACGGCGTTAGCCGTGGCAGCAACCGGCTGCAGAAGTACATTCAGTGGATCTACATTCCGGCTGTCAAAGACGCCTCTCAGGAGCAGTTGGAGGGTAAAAATACGGCTCTGGGACGGTTGTTGGCACGGACGGTGAGAACCCAGGTGAATTTCAAGGAATCGGTCGACGCGCTGTTACAGGATGCTCGTGATAAATACGATGAAATGCTGGGACAGCAGCAAGACGCTCTGGCTGCACTCTCGACAGCATTGACAGATCGCCTGAGCCAATGGGCGCATCCCGACGCAAGTATCCGGCTGGAGTGGCACTTGGACCCGCAACGTGCGGTTAAGATAGAGGAGCCATTCGCACATGTAATCGCTGGGGAGTCTGGTTTTGAGGGCGAGTTAGCGCGTTTCGGACATGGTTTCCAACGGTCGTATTTATTGGCGCTTCTGCAAGAGTTGGCTGGCAATGATCAAGGTGATGCTCCGACCTTACTGCTGGGGTGTGAAGAGCCCGAGTTGTACCAACATCCCCCACAAGCTAGGCATCTGGCCGCGATTCTGTATGCTCTGGGCCAGGGTAACGCACAAGTGATCGTCACTACCCATAGCCCCTATTTTGTGATCGGTGAGCAGTTCCATCATGTGCGTATGATTCGAATGGATCATGAAGCGCGTTACAGTACAGTTAAATGTGCTTCCCAAGCGTTGCTGGCCGAGCGCTTCGCGGAAGTGACTGGAGATCCATTCAGAGAGATCAGCGCGTCTGTTGCCCGGGTGCACCAAGCTTTGCAACCATCCTTGGGCGAAATGTTTTTCACTCAACGACTGGTGCTGGTTGAGGGGCTCGAAGATATCGCCTATGTGCATGCCTGGCTGACGTTGACAGATCGGATGGAGGAGTTCCGACGTAAAGGAATTCATTTGGTGGCCACGCAGAGCAAGTCAATGATGATTCGTCCACTGATCATTGCTCAGGCTTTGGAAATTCCGACCTATGTCATCTTTGATGCTGATGGCGACAGAATTGATAGGCCTGAACACCGCGTTCAACATGAGCGAGATAATAGAGCCTTATTGCGCCTGATAGGCGCCGATGATGGCAACTTGTTTCCTGAGGGTATCTTGTGGGGCGCGCGCCATACCGTGTGGCCGAAGAACCTTGGTGATTGCATTTTGGGGGAATTGAAAGACTCGTTAGGTCAAGATGGATATTCGGCGGTGATCAATACGGCTGCGCGCGAATACGGCTTTGATGGCGGGCTTAAAAAACATGCGTTGATGGTCGGTACTCGCTTGGCGCTGGCGTTCGAGGCCGGCGCAAGGTCAGCTAGCCTGGATAGGCTCTGTGAAGCCATTATTGCCATGTGA
- a CDS encoding sensor histidine kinase, with translation MRDSLRWRLLIATAVTVCLALTLTGWSLHRLFHDHVTRQFAQTLEAQLDQLTARLDFDERGMPIISAGQLSDPRWVRPFSGLYWQVDRVPANRPAHPGELRSRSLWDLTLTLPDDALADGQIHRHEIPGPAGQRLMALERTVHGEDTTQEGWRLTVAGDMGPTEAAIADFSGLLALSLGILFVLLMAAAMVQVHVGLAPMRDLRRALRRIEQGKARRLEGRFALEVRPLAEDFNHVLARNADLVERARTQAGNLAHAIKTPLAILRQAAEVPGESSDGTRPLADLVKEQVDLAGRQVNWHLARARAAAAAAVPGHATDTGKVIASLVHAMRLVHAEHRLTIRCDMPPDAALFAGEEQDLQEMLGNLLDNACKWARTCVTVGAMARDNTLAIVIEDDGPGIPPEAVDTAMRRGMRLDESVPGSGLGLSIAAELAELYHGGLTLDASEMGGVRATLRLPAIPPARD, from the coding sequence TTGCGCGACAGCCTCCGATGGCGACTGCTGATCGCTACCGCCGTCACCGTCTGCCTGGCGCTGACCCTGACCGGATGGTCATTGCACCGGCTGTTTCACGATCATGTCACCCGGCAGTTCGCCCAAACGCTGGAAGCGCAGCTGGACCAATTGACCGCCCGCCTCGACTTTGACGAGCGCGGCATGCCGATAATCAGCGCGGGGCAACTGAGCGACCCGCGCTGGGTGCGACCGTTTTCCGGTTTGTACTGGCAAGTGGATCGGGTGCCGGCCAACCGGCCGGCCCATCCTGGCGAACTGCGCTCGCGTTCGCTCTGGGATCTCACCCTCACCCTGCCTGATGATGCGCTCGCCGATGGCCAGATCCACCGGCATGAAATTCCGGGACCGGCCGGACAACGGCTGATGGCGCTGGAGCGCACCGTGCACGGCGAGGACACGACACAGGAAGGATGGCGCCTGACCGTGGCCGGCGACATGGGCCCGACCGAGGCGGCCATCGCGGATTTCTCCGGATTGCTCGCCCTGTCGTTGGGTATTCTGTTCGTGCTGCTGATGGCGGCCGCCATGGTACAGGTTCATGTCGGCCTCGCGCCGATGCGCGATCTGCGCCGCGCGCTGCGGCGCATTGAACAGGGCAAGGCGCGGCGTCTGGAGGGGCGGTTCGCGCTGGAGGTCCGGCCATTGGCCGAGGATTTCAATCATGTGCTGGCGCGCAACGCCGACCTGGTGGAGCGGGCCCGCACGCAGGCGGGCAACCTCGCCCACGCGATCAAGACACCGCTGGCCATCCTGCGCCAGGCCGCGGAAGTTCCCGGGGAGTCGTCCGATGGAACACGGCCGTTGGCCGATCTGGTGAAAGAGCAGGTCGACCTGGCGGGCAGGCAAGTGAACTGGCACCTGGCAAGAGCCCGGGCCGCCGCGGCCGCCGCAGTGCCCGGGCACGCCACCGATACCGGAAAAGTCATCGCCTCTCTGGTGCATGCCATGCGACTGGTTCATGCGGAACACCGGCTGACGATCCGGTGTGACATGCCGCCCGACGCAGCCCTGTTCGCCGGTGAAGAGCAGGATCTGCAGGAAATGCTCGGCAACCTGCTCGACAACGCCTGCAAATGGGCGCGGACATGCGTCACGGTCGGGGCCATGGCTCGAGATAACACTCTCGCCATCGTCATTGAGGACGACGGTCCCGGGATTCCCCCCGAAGCCGTCGACACGGCGATGCGACGGGGAATGCGGCTGGACGAGTCGGTGCCGGGCAGCGGTCTTGGCCTGTCGATCGCCGCGGAACTGGCGGAGCTATACCATGGCGGCCTGACACTCGACGCCTCGGAAATGGGCGGCGTTAGGGCAACCCTTCGGCTGCCGGCCATCCCGCCCGCCCGCGATTGA
- a CDS encoding response regulator transcription factor, with protein sequence MKLLLVEDEPTLRQQLYDGLLLAGYVVDPAGNGVDACFLGETEDYDAVVLDLGLPGLDGISVLKKWRSCRRNMPVLILTARDSWHEKVEGIDAGADDYLTKPFHMEELLARVRALIRRAHGLASPLLECRGLCLDTRSGKVTAHGRPIALTSHEYMVLDYLMHRPNTIVSRAELTEHIYAQDFDRDSNTIEVFIGRLRKKLPPDTIETVRGLGYRLREA encoded by the coding sequence ATGAAACTCTTGCTTGTTGAAGACGAACCGACATTGCGACAGCAGCTCTACGACGGGCTGCTCCTGGCCGGTTATGTCGTGGATCCGGCCGGCAACGGCGTGGATGCATGCTTTCTTGGCGAAACGGAAGACTACGATGCGGTTGTCCTGGATCTGGGATTGCCCGGTCTGGATGGCATCTCGGTTCTCAAAAAATGGCGCTCTTGCCGCCGGAACATGCCCGTCCTGATCCTGACCGCCAGGGACAGCTGGCACGAGAAGGTCGAGGGCATCGACGCCGGGGCGGACGATTACCTGACCAAACCGTTCCATATGGAAGAGTTACTGGCCCGGGTGCGCGCCCTGATCCGCCGGGCCCACGGCCTGGCCTCTCCCCTGCTCGAATGCCGAGGTCTGTGCCTGGACACCCGCAGCGGCAAAGTCACGGCTCATGGCCGTCCCATCGCTCTGACCAGCCATGAGTACATGGTGCTGGACTACCTGATGCATCGACCGAACACCATTGTCTCGCGCGCGGAGCTGACCGAGCACATCTACGCCCAGGACTTCGACCGCGACTCCAACACCATCGAAGTCTTCATCGGCCGGCTGCGCAAGAAACTGCCGCCGGACACCATCGAGACCGTACGCGGCCTCGGTTACCGGTTGCGCGAGGCGTAG
- a CDS encoding PepSY domain-containing protein: MRFVNWPQWLIVFTLVLPGLARADNEQDMARNALRAGEVLPLEQVLKKVRGEFSGEVLEVELERKGPYWVYEIKLLQDNGQLRKLRYNARTATLLNARSPDDERRRHGERSQRRHGS; this comes from the coding sequence ATGCGATTCGTCAATTGGCCGCAATGGCTCATCGTTTTCACCCTGGTTTTGCCTGGCCTCGCCCGGGCGGACAACGAACAGGACATGGCGCGCAATGCCCTGCGCGCCGGTGAGGTATTGCCGCTTGAACAAGTTCTCAAAAAGGTGCGCGGCGAATTTTCCGGCGAGGTTCTGGAAGTCGAGCTGGAGCGCAAGGGGCCATACTGGGTCTACGAGATAAAGTTGCTGCAGGACAATGGACAGTTAAGGAAACTGAGGTACAACGCCAGAACCGCCACCTTGCTGAACGCCCGCTCACCCGATGACGAGCGACGCCGTCATGGAGAACGAAGCCAGAGAAGACACGGATCATGA
- a CDS encoding DUF1924 domain-containing protein codes for MRSVFLCAGIMGMVCAGMASAADTSPAAQLQRWNRLAGSPGQAARGQLFFTKKHGAQWSCASCHGESPTIPGKHANTGKTLPPLAPAFNPQALTDQAKVDKWLRRNCNDVLGRECSALEKADVTAFLVSLRR; via the coding sequence ATGCGATCAGTCTTTCTTTGTGCGGGGATCATGGGGATGGTGTGCGCCGGTATGGCCTCCGCCGCGGATACCAGCCCGGCCGCGCAGCTGCAGCGTTGGAACCGGCTCGCGGGAAGCCCGGGGCAGGCGGCGCGCGGACAACTGTTTTTCACGAAAAAGCATGGCGCGCAGTGGTCCTGCGCCTCGTGCCACGGGGAGTCGCCAACCATTCCGGGTAAGCACGCCAATACCGGAAAAACACTGCCGCCGCTGGCGCCGGCCTTCAATCCGCAGGCCCTGACGGATCAGGCCAAAGTCGACAAATGGTTGCGCCGCAATTGCAACGATGTGCTCGGGCGGGAGTGCTCGGCATTGGAAAAAGCCGATGTGACCGCGTTTCTGGTCAGTCTGCGCCGTTAA
- a CDS encoding diheme cytochrome c, with translation MNRMVLRLVACLGLAACAGVVLAGGHRAMPGTVPRVYVEECASCHIAYPPGLLPGAAWQRLMDGLGRHYGTDASLDPASVKLIAGWLRDNAGRGKYALSPPADNRITRTGWFMRKHRGIPDSVWRMPSVKSAANCQACHTGAQQGRFDDDELRIPDGLNAAQRRAFHDGE, from the coding sequence ATGAATCGGATGGTTTTGCGCCTGGTGGCGTGTCTCGGGCTGGCGGCCTGCGCGGGAGTCGTGTTGGCCGGCGGACACCGGGCGATGCCGGGAACGGTTCCCCGCGTCTATGTCGAGGAATGCGCCAGCTGCCACATCGCCTATCCGCCGGGGTTGCTGCCCGGCGCCGCATGGCAGCGGCTGATGGATGGGCTGGGGCGGCACTATGGCACCGACGCCTCGCTGGATCCGGCCAGCGTCAAACTGATCGCAGGCTGGCTGCGCGACAACGCGGGACGGGGGAAATATGCCCTGTCGCCGCCAGCGGACAACCGCATTACCCGGACAGGTTGGTTCATGCGAAAGCATCGGGGCATCCCGGATTCCGTCTGGCGCATGCCCAGTGTGAAGAGCGCGGCCAATTGTCAGGCGTGTCACACCGGCGCTCAGCAGGGCCGGTTCGACGACGATGAACTGCGAATTCCCGACGGTTTGAACGCCGCGCAGCGACGCGCTTTTCATGATGGGGAGTGA
- a CDS encoding cytochrome b/b6 domain-containing protein, translated as MESIRTGRVTRPTAVSRRRVVDAPVRMFHGLFAVCFAGAWLTAESELWRTLHVSLGYSLAGLLGFRLVYGCFGPRPASLRLLVGRLVPLAGLIRNRRAVMTRPVSVWRPLWHGLMSGLILVVLLGAVPVCLSGYLAFHDAPEWVAEWHDMLAEIMLAMVLGHVVLVALGVFGEGGGRCGAMLTGRVPGSGPDLVRKNRTWLALVLLLVVLGYNGYVWLQSRGCGEAVCGEMVSVEGARDGEHD; from the coding sequence ATGGAGTCGATTCGAACCGGGCGGGTGACCCGGCCGACCGCCGTTTCTCGCCGGCGCGTGGTGGATGCGCCGGTGCGCATGTTCCACGGCCTGTTTGCCGTGTGTTTCGCCGGCGCATGGCTGACCGCGGAAAGCGAGCTGTGGCGAACCTTGCATGTATCGCTGGGGTACTCCCTGGCCGGATTGTTGGGGTTCCGCCTTGTTTACGGCTGTTTCGGCCCCCGTCCTGCGAGCTTGCGCTTGCTTGTCGGGCGGCTCGTGCCGCTTGCCGGGCTGATTCGGAACCGGCGCGCCGTCATGACCCGTCCCGTCTCCGTGTGGCGACCGCTATGGCATGGCCTGATGTCCGGGTTGATTTTGGTGGTGTTGCTGGGCGCCGTACCGGTCTGTCTGAGCGGCTATCTGGCCTTTCACGACGCTCCGGAGTGGGTGGCCGAATGGCATGACATGCTGGCCGAGATCATGCTGGCGATGGTGCTGGGACATGTTGTGCTGGTGGCGCTGGGCGTGTTCGGCGAGGGGGGCGGCCGGTGCGGCGCGATGCTGACCGGCCGCGTTCCTGGCTCCGGCCCCGATCTGGTGCGTAAGAACCGGACCTGGCTTGCGCTGGTGTTGCTGCTCGTTGTCCTGGGGTACAACGGTTATGTCTGGTTGCAGAGCCGTGGATGCGGTGAAGCAGTCTGTGGTGAAATGGTATCGGTGGAAGGAGCGCGCGATGGCGAGCACGACTGA
- a CDS encoding rubredoxin: protein MASTTETVYLCQACGVVYDPAAGWPEEGFPPGTPWAAIPDDWLCPECGVAKKDFIAMTM, encoded by the coding sequence ATGGCGAGCACGACTGAAACGGTTTATCTGTGCCAGGCCTGCGGCGTGGTGTACGATCCGGCGGCCGGCTGGCCGGAAGAGGGGTTCCCGCCGGGGACGCCCTGGGCGGCTATTCCCGATGACTGGCTTTGTCCGGAATGCGGGGTGGCCAAAAAGGACTTCATCGCAATGACGATGTGA
- a CDS encoding cytochrome-c peroxidase has product MKSRYIAMVVGGSVAMSTGLAALASQVPALSQQDRTSIWKSAKELFRPLPKAAPNPANPANPAKIELGKALYFDTRLSKGNTVSCNSCHNIASYGVDNLPTSQGHKGAFGGRNSPTVMNAGLLEPQFWDGRAKDVEAQAQGPIMNPVEMGMPHKDLALARIGSIDEYRALFRQAFPKEANPLTYENIANAIGAFERTLITPSRFDAYLKGNVKALNDQEARGLRTFVSTGCVTCHSGATLGGNQFFKFGLVNGPYSKYTGKPNSDAGRYDLTKKEEDRDVFRTPTLRNVERTYPYFHDGSVTDLGDAIRIMAKTQLGKDLNGQDVADIRAFLSTLTGQIPKEALVLPVLPKSGKATPLPDNS; this is encoded by the coding sequence ATGAAATCACGGTATATCGCAATGGTTGTTGGCGGCAGCGTCGCCATGTCCACCGGTCTCGCCGCCCTGGCGTCACAGGTGCCCGCGCTTAGCCAACAGGATCGGACATCGATCTGGAAGTCAGCCAAAGAGCTGTTCCGTCCATTGCCCAAAGCCGCGCCCAATCCGGCCAATCCGGCGAACCCGGCCAAGATCGAGTTGGGCAAGGCTCTTTATTTCGACACCCGGCTGTCCAAAGGCAACACGGTCAGCTGTAATTCCTGTCACAACATCGCCAGTTATGGCGTCGACAACCTGCCGACATCGCAGGGGCACAAGGGCGCATTCGGCGGACGCAATTCGCCGACGGTGATGAACGCGGGCCTTCTGGAGCCGCAGTTCTGGGATGGTCGCGCCAAAGACGTGGAAGCCCAGGCGCAAGGGCCGATCATGAACCCGGTTGAAATGGGCATGCCGCACAAGGATCTGGCCCTCGCCCGCATCGGCAGCATCGACGAATACCGGGCGCTGTTCCGTCAAGCCTTCCCCAAGGAGGCCAATCCCCTCACCTACGAGAACATCGCCAATGCCATCGGGGCGTTCGAGCGCACCCTCATCACGCCTTCGCGCTTCGACGCTTACCTGAAAGGCAATGTCAAGGCGCTGAACGATCAGGAAGCCCGCGGGTTGCGCACCTTTGTTTCGACCGGTTGCGTGACCTGTCATAGCGGCGCCACGCTGGGTGGAAACCAGTTCTTCAAGTTCGGCCTCGTCAACGGGCCTTACAGCAAATACACCGGCAAGCCCAACAGCGATGCCGGCCGTTATGACCTGACCAAGAAGGAGGAAGACCGCGACGTGTTCCGCACGCCGACCCTGAGAAACGTGGAACGCACCTATCCTTATTTCCATGATGGCAGCGTCACGGATCTGGGCGATGCTATCCGGATCATGGCAAAAACGCAGTTGGGTAAGGACCTGAACGGTCAGGACGTGGCTGATATTCGCGCCTTCTTGTCCACGCTGACCGGTCAGATACCCAAAGAGGCACTGGTTCTGCCGGTACTGCCCAAGTCGGGCAAGGCGACTCCGCTGCCCGATAACAGCTGA
- a CDS encoding Spy/CpxP family protein refolding chaperone, whose product MKWMLVRALALAAAMACATSARASEAADDAKAAWHRDAALDQALQVNSQALLHDRLGVRPEQEQAWLAFAMVAGHAGECLGESALNMPAPQRLERRLAWLERQKVQTARELAVVREFYAVLTPDQKRTLDTWLASSLAPQAFAAPRP is encoded by the coding sequence ATGAAGTGGATGCTTGTCCGCGCACTGGCGCTGGCCGCGGCGATGGCCTGCGCAACGTCGGCACGGGCCAGCGAGGCGGCCGATGACGCGAAAGCCGCCTGGCATCGGGATGCGGCGCTGGATCAGGCGTTGCAGGTGAATTCCCAGGCTCTGCTGCATGACCGGCTCGGCGTTCGGCCCGAGCAGGAACAGGCGTGGCTCGCCTTTGCGATGGTGGCGGGTCATGCCGGCGAATGTCTTGGCGAAAGCGCGCTGAACATGCCGGCTCCGCAGCGCCTGGAGCGGCGTCTGGCATGGCTTGAGCGGCAGAAAGTCCAGACGGCCAGGGAGCTGGCCGTGGTGCGCGAGTTCTACGCGGTTCTGACACCGGATCAGAAGAGAACCCTGGATACCTGGCTCGCGTCCTCCCTGGCGCCGCAGGCGTTCGCCGCTCCCCGCCCCTGA
- a CDS encoding cytochrome b/b6 domain-containing protein, translated as MSRSVKVWDVPTRLFHWLLVGLVGAMWYTGQQGVLELHIRCGVLLLALLVFRLIWGVVGSQTARFSDFLRGPAAIRRYLAGDVSHAGHNPMGGWMVLVMLTVLLTQVGTGLFASDVDSMLYDGPLAHLAGGAAETMTAVHKLGVNILLLLVALHLAAIVFYRVVKKEALVPAMVTGRKALPYGVTPPFFAPVWRAALCLAAAAGLVAAILRFA; from the coding sequence ATGAGTCGGTCGGTTAAGGTATGGGATGTCCCGACCCGGTTGTTTCACTGGTTGTTGGTGGGGCTGGTCGGCGCCATGTGGTACACCGGTCAGCAAGGGGTGCTGGAGCTTCACATCCGCTGCGGAGTGCTGCTGCTGGCCTTGCTGGTGTTCCGCCTGATATGGGGCGTGGTCGGCAGCCAGACGGCGCGGTTCTCGGACTTTTTGCGAGGTCCGGCCGCCATTCGCCGCTATCTGGCCGGCGATGTGTCGCACGCCGGGCATAATCCGATGGGCGGCTGGATGGTTCTGGTGATGTTGACCGTGCTGCTGACGCAGGTGGGTACCGGATTGTTCGCCAGTGATGTCGATTCCATGCTCTATGACGGTCCGCTCGCCCATCTTGCCGGTGGCGCGGCAGAAACCATGACGGCCGTTCACAAGCTTGGCGTGAATATTCTGCTGCTGCTGGTGGCGTTGCACCTCGCCGCCATCGTGTTCTACCGGGTGGTGAAGAAAGAGGCGCTGGTGCCTGCCATGGTGACGGGGCGCAAGGCGCTGCCGTATGGTGTGACGCCGCCCTTCTTCGCGCCGGTCTGGCGTGCGGCCTTGTGTCTTGCCGCCGCCGCGGGGCTGGTTGCGGCCATCCTGCGTTTTGCTTGA
- a CDS encoding c-type cytochrome, whose translation MKKVMLAGLIALTALPALAAPGGAERQQSFKKLLRSFEPMGLMVREREPYKKDEFIKHADALKKMAAEPFTLFAPNSIDAKSRSKPEIWTQPAKFAAEKDKFLKAVDELDATAKTGDLAQIKKSFGGVAQTCKSCHDAFRGPER comes from the coding sequence ATGAAAAAAGTCATGCTTGCCGGTCTTATCGCCCTTACCGCCCTGCCGGCGCTCGCCGCCCCGGGCGGCGCCGAACGCCAGCAGTCGTTCAAGAAACTTCTGCGCAGCTTCGAGCCGATGGGATTGATGGTCCGCGAGCGCGAACCGTACAAGAAGGACGAGTTCATCAAGCACGCCGACGCGCTCAAGAAGATGGCGGCCGAACCGTTCACCCTGTTCGCGCCGAACAGCATCGACGCCAAGAGTCGTTCCAAGCCGGAAATCTGGACCCAACCGGCCAAGTTCGCCGCTGAGAAGGATAAATTCCTGAAGGCTGTCGACGAACTGGATGCCACGGCCAAAACCGGCGATCTTGCCCAGATCAAGAAAAGCTTCGGCGGCGTGGCGCAAACCTGCAAATCCTGTCACGATGCCTTCCGCGGTCCGGAACGCTGA
- a CDS encoding transcriptional repressor — MNADHYLAAAERHCQARGCKLTAVRRQVLELVLRYEGVVKAYQLLADLQKTRAMAAPPTVYRALDFLVEQGLLHRVEALNGFIVCRHFECRHDGLILVCEACGRVEEIDAAACLDALRAASAACGFAVNPQNLVLTGKCKVCPA, encoded by the coding sequence ATGAACGCGGATCACTATCTCGCCGCCGCCGAAAGGCATTGCCAGGCTCGTGGCTGCAAACTCACCGCCGTGCGACGCCAAGTGCTCGAGCTGGTGCTGCGCTATGAAGGCGTGGTGAAAGCCTACCAGTTGCTGGCCGATCTGCAAAAAACACGCGCCATGGCCGCGCCGCCCACCGTCTACCGCGCGCTGGATTTTCTGGTCGAGCAGGGGCTCCTGCATCGCGTGGAAGCGCTCAACGGCTTCATCGTCTGTCGACATTTCGAATGCCGGCACGACGGCCTGATCCTGGTATGCGAAGCGTGCGGACGCGTCGAGGAAATCGATGCCGCCGCCTGTCTTGATGCCCTGCGCGCGGCCTCGGCGGCGTGCGGCTTCGCCGTCAATCCACAAAACCTGGTCCTGACCGGGAAATGCAAAGTCTGTCCAGCATGA
- a CDS encoding CobW family GTP-binding protein, translating to MSSMNTTTVNLFTGFLGVGKTTALRHLISQRPTNEKWAIIVNEFGEVGIDGAALSGDDMPVAEIAGGCLCCVAGPQLTATVANLLRRERPDRLLIEASGLAHAAGVIDELREKPLGDALAIGAVVTLVDPRQFISQDYLRQPLYRDQIALADVLVANKTDAADVPTLEAFRARAAQMFPPKALVAEVRQGQLDPAWLDVAARPQPRYRPAVAHGAHDAWSSEGWLFGPETEFDGERLVAFFDELPVRVPGLVRAKGVFRVLDSWVWLNWAEGQWGATQVAWRRDSRFELIAPRIDADAVSTALTACRTGKEAR from the coding sequence CTGTCCAGCATGAATACAACCACGGTGAATCTCTTCACGGGATTTCTGGGCGTGGGCAAAACCACGGCCTTGCGCCATTTGATCAGCCAGCGCCCCACGAATGAAAAATGGGCCATCATCGTCAATGAATTCGGCGAGGTGGGCATCGACGGCGCGGCGCTGTCCGGCGACGACATGCCGGTCGCGGAAATCGCGGGCGGCTGCCTGTGTTGCGTCGCCGGGCCGCAATTGACGGCGACCGTCGCCAACCTTTTGCGCCGCGAGCGCCCCGACCGCCTGCTGATCGAGGCGAGCGGACTGGCCCACGCCGCCGGCGTGATCGATGAGTTGCGCGAAAAACCGCTGGGGGACGCCCTGGCCATCGGCGCGGTGGTGACCCTTGTCGATCCGCGTCAGTTCATCAGCCAGGACTATCTGCGCCAGCCGCTGTACCGCGACCAGATCGCGCTGGCCGATGTGCTCGTGGCCAACAAGACCGACGCGGCCGATGTGCCGACGCTCGAAGCATTCCGGGCCCGGGCGGCGCAAATGTTTCCGCCCAAGGCGCTGGTGGCCGAAGTGCGCCAGGGGCAACTCGATCCCGCCTGGCTGGACGTCGCCGCCCGTCCGCAGCCGCGCTACCGTCCCGCTGTCGCGCACGGAGCCCATGACGCCTGGAGTTCGGAAGGCTGGCTGTTCGGACCGGAGACCGAATTCGATGGCGAACGGCTGGTGGCCTTTTTTGATGAGCTGCCCGTCCGCGTGCCGGGCCTGGTGCGCGCCAAAGGGGTGTTCCGGGTGCTTGACAGCTGGGTCTGGCTCAATTGGGCGGAAGGGCAATGGGGCGCAACGCAGGTCGCCTGGCGCCGCGACAGCCGTTTCGAGCTGATCGCTCCGCGGATCGATGCCGACGCGGTGTCCACGGCGCTCACGGCCTGCCGGACCGGCAAGGAGGCGCGGTAA